Proteins found in one Colius striatus isolate bColStr4 unplaced genomic scaffold, bColStr4.1.hap1 scaffold_35, whole genome shotgun sequence genomic segment:
- the LOC133629235 gene encoding LOW QUALITY PROTEIN: uncharacterized protein LOC133629235 (The sequence of the model RefSeq protein was modified relative to this genomic sequence to represent the inferred CDS: substituted 1 base at 1 genomic stop codon), with product MGRSRSTPLSLTLAHWAKVKARGQNLSLIIKKGDWQNYCESEWPTFKVGWPRSGTFDIHTIRAVRMTIFASIGGHPDQEPYITVWEDLVIYPPDWVRPFLPNDEIRVLAPSYPYYRRGVPVTTRTLALTGVEEGVTNNGGDYEKLKEPSPKTKVYPEVEGPPEWTPPVSTSIPTAPPTGPRSPDEGIPVPYNPGGWEEGPYTGTRSKRGITPEGPDSTVALPLRAVGPAPTEPDELQPLQYWPFSSSDLYNWKANNPSFSENSAALIGLVESLMYSHQPTWDDCQQLLQTLFTTEERERIFSEARKTLQEGQPGQPPRTGMEVEALFPVARPQWDYNTAAGRERLSIYRRALVAGLRGAARKPTNLAKVRKIMQGPNEPPSVFLERIMEAYRIYTPFDPESRGQRASVIMSFIGQAAPDIKRKLQHIEGLQDYTLQDIVKEAEKVFHKRETEEEKWEREKNEREKEEIRRQKRQDKNLTRILTTVMAEGKRQGERQAKGGRDLGDNGRNKGPRRLGKDQCAFCKEHGHWARECPKKKGKRVLTLEEDEDXWGQGPEPLPEPRITLNVEGTPVNFLIDTGAEYSVLKTSLGTVTNKQTMVIGATGRKEYRWTTNRTIDLGTNQVSHSFLLIPECPTPLLGRDLLTKMKAQISFTSAGPEIALAGRKPKTCVLSLHLGEEYRLYQNAKENLDNLEKWLKQYPKAWAETRGMGEAVNIPPIVIELQSSATPISVKQYPLSKEAVAGIRPHIDKLVQQGILVPCKSPWNTPLLPVKKPGTGDYRPVQDLREVNKRVLTLHPTVPNPYNLLSSLPPDRTWYTVLDLKDAFFCLRLHPVSQLIFAFEWRDPESGRVGQLTWTRLPQGFKNSPTLFDEALHRDLAIFWAQNPQVTLLQYVDDLLLVASTKESCLVGTRRLLVELGRLGYRVSAKKAQICRKEVTYLGYALKDGKRWLTEARKKAILQIPTPSTSRQVREFLGTAGFCRLWILGFASLAEPLYPLTKNKGEFVWGKEQEEAFTNIKKALLSSPALALPDLTKPFTLFVDERKGVARGVLTQRLGPWKRPVAYLSKKLDPVASGWPACLKTVAATAVLVKDSDKLTFGQPITIIAAHSLESIIRQPPDRWLTNARMTYYQSLLLTERIKFAPPAILNPVTLMPEARESDQPLHECQEVLVEEVGIRADLTDQPMEGTPSWFTDGSSYLLEGKRKAGAAVVDGKRVVWASSLPEGTSAQKAELVALIQALRLAEGKVINIFTDSRYAFATAHVHGAIYRQRGLLTSAGKEIKNKEEILNLLEAVHLPKKVAIIHCPGHQKGDDWVARGNRMADTTAKEAALEAMILPVKLDDKQAGEEKEETNLSAEEGKAYIDKMHRLTHLGTEKLITLAKKSRYKVPDLRKTVERIVQNCEACAFTNAGHTKGTQGKRLRGDRPGAYWEVDFTEVKPARYGNKYLLVFVDTFSGWVEAYPTRNETALVVAKKILEEIFPRFGIPKVIGSDNGPAFVAQVSQGVARQLGINWKLHCAYHPQSSGQVERMNRTLKETLTKLVAETGGRDWTVFLSLALFRVRNTPGPTGLTPYEILYGSPPPLTEIVGTDEPVVPSLTLAARLKALEVVRKEVWEQLKNLYDPGEVSMPHSFQVGDKVLIRRHRSETLEPRWKGPYVVLLTTPTAVKVDGITAWVHSAHVKRAPGDIQKDDWVVEKTDNPLKLRVFRKPNRNT from the coding sequence ATGGGGCGGTCCCGATCCACCCCTCTGTCATTAACATTGGCACATTGGGCAAAAGTAAAAGCACGAGGGCAAAACCTGTCTCTTATTATCAAGAAGGGGGATTGGCAAAATTATTGCGAAAGTGAATGGCCAACCTTTAAAGTAGGATGGCCGCGGTCAGGTACCTTTGACATCCATACCATACGGGCAGTCCGAATGACTATTTTCGCCTCAATAGGAGGCCATCCTGACCAAGAACCGTATATCACAGTATGGGAAGACTTGGTGATATATCCGCCGGACTGGGTCCGACCATTTCTTCCAAATGATGAAATAAGAGTCCTAGCCCCATCCTACCCATACTATAGACGGGGCGTACCTGTGACAACCAGGACTCTGGCTCTCACAGGAGTAGAAGAAGGGGTGACCAATAATGGAGGAGATtatgaaaaattgaaagaaccAAGCCCTAAGACCAAGGTATATCCAGAGGTCGAAGGACCTCCTGAATGGACTCCACCTGTATCCACATCTATACCCACCGCCCCCCCAACTGGACCCCGGTCCCCAGACGAGGGAATACCTGTGCCGTATAACCCGGGGGGTTGGGAAGAAGGACCCTATACCGGTACCAGGAGTAAACGGGGGATAACGCCTGAGGGACCAGACTCCACTGTAGCCTTACCACTCCGGGCGGTGGGGCCAGCCCCCACAGAGCCAGATGAATTACAACCATTACAGTACTGGCCCTTTTCGTCCTCCGATTTGTacaactggaaagcaaataacccttctttttctgagaactCTGCTGCCCTCATAGGACTAGTCGAATCCCTGATGTACTCCCATCAGCCCACATGGGACGACTGCCAGCAGTTACTTCAAACACTTTTCACCACAGAGGAGCGAGAACGAATCTTCTCGGAGGCACGAAAAACCCTACAGGAAGGCCAACCAGGCCAACCCCCTCGAACAGGAATGGAAGTGGAAGCGTTGTTCCCAGTAGCGCGACCGCAATGGGactataatacagcagcaggtagggaacGACTGTCCATATACCGCCGGGCTCTGGTAGCAGGACTAAGAGGGGCAGCCAGGAAACCTACCAATCTGGCAAAGGTGAGAAAAATTATGCAGGGGCCTAATGAACCACCCTCGGTGTTCCTAGAACGTATCATGGAGGCCTATCGTATTTATACCCCGTTTGATCCTGAATCTAGGGGACAGCGGGCCTCCGTTATCATGTCCTTCATCGGACAAGCTGCACCAGACATAAAACGAAAACTGCAGCATATCGAGGGATTGCAGGATTACACCCTGCAAGATATTGttaaagaggctgagaaagtgTTCCATAAAAGGGAAACCgaggaagaaaagtgggagagggaaaagaatgagagagagaaggaagaaatacgGAGACAAAAGAGACAGGATAAGAATTTAACAAGAATACTTACTACAGTAATGGCCGAAGGGAAACGCCAAGGGGAAAGACAGGCGAAAGGAGGAAGGGACCTGGGCGACAATGGCAGGAATAAGGGACCCAGAAGACTGGGAAAAGATCAATGTGCGTTCTGCAAGGAACATGGGCATTGGGCCCGTGAATGCCccaagaaaaagggaaagagagtgcTAACcctggaggaagatgaagattaATGGGGTCAGGGCCCGGAACCCCTCCCCGAGCCTAGGATAACGTTAAATGTGGAGGGGACCCCAGTAAATTTTTTGATTGATACTGGGGCAGAATATTCCGTACTGAAAACCTCATTAGGGACTGTAACTAACAAACAGACCATGGTAATTGGAGCAACAGGTCGAAAAGAATACCGCTGGACCACTAATCGAACTATTGACTTGGGAACTAACCAAGTATcccattcttttttgttaatacCCGAGTGCCCTACCCCCCTCCTCGGACGAGACCTGTTAACAAAAATGAAGGCTCAGATAAGCTTTACTTCTGCTGGCCCTGAGATCGCCCTTGCAGGCAGAAAGCCAAAAACATGCGTATTGTCTCTGCACTTGGGGGAGGAATATAGATTATACCAAAACGCCAAGGAGAACCTGGATAACCTTGAAAAGTGGCTCAAGCAGTATCCGAAGGCATGGGCCGAAACTAGGGGCATGGGGGAAGCGGTGAACATCCCTCCCATAGTGATCGAGCTGCAATCAAGTGCCACCCCAATAAGCGTAAAACAATACCCATTGTCAAAAGAGGCAGTAGCAGGGATACGACCTCACATCGACAAGCTTGTACAACAAGGGATTCTTGTGCCTTGTAAATCTCCCTGGAACACACCACTCCTGCCGGTAAAGAAACCTGGGACTGGGGATTATCGGCCAGTACAGGACTTGCGGGAAGTCAACAAAAGAGTCCTTACCTTACATCCTACGGTACCCAACCCATATAATCTCTTAAGCTCTCTTCCCCCAGATCGTACCTGGTATACAGTCCTTGACCTAAAggatgcatttttctgcttgcgACTGCATCCAGTGAGCCAGTTGATTTTCGCTTTCGAGTGGAGAGATCCTGAAAGTGGGAGAGTGGGTCAACTCACGTGGACAAGATTACCACAAGGATTTAAGAATTCTCCTACCTTGTTTGATGAAGCCCTCCACAGGGACCTGGCAATTTTCTGGGCACAGAACCCACAGGTAACTTTACTCCAATATGTAGATGACCTCCTACTCGTGGCGTCCACCAAAGAGAGCTGCCTGGTGGGAACTCGCAGACTACTGGTTGAACTTGGAAGGTTGGGGTACCGTGTCTCAGCAAAGAAGGCACAAATCTGCCGGAAAGAGGTAACCTATCTGGGATATGCTCTAAAGGATGGAAAAAGGTGGCTGACGGAAGCCCGAAAGAAGGCCATCTTGCAGATCCCCACCCCGTCAACCTCTCGACAGGTGCGTGAGTTCCTGGGAACGGCGGGGTTCTGTCGCCTTTGGATACTTGGGTTTGCTAGCTTGGCTGAACCACTATATCCACTCaccaaaaacaaaggagaattcGTATGGGgaaaagagcaggaagaggCCTTCACCAACATAAAGAAGGCGCTGTTAAGTTCCCCTGCTCTGGCGTTACCTGACCTCACCAAACCATTTACTCTGTTCGTGGATGAGCGAAAGGGAGTGGCCCGGGGTGTATTAACACAGAGACTCGGACCCTGGAAGCGGCCAGTGGCATACTTGTCAAAGAAATTAGACCCCGTGGCCAGTGGATGGCCTGCCTGCCTTAAAACAGTGGCTGCCACCGCAGTCTTGGTAAAAGACTCTGATAAACTTACTTTTGGACAACCAATTACAATCATTGCAGCCCACTCCCTGGAAAGCATTATTCGGCAACCTCCTGACCGGTGGTTAACAAATGCCAGGATGACTTACTATCAGAGTCTGTTACTAACTGAACGTATTAAGTTTGCCCCTCCAGCCATCCTGAACCCAGTCACACTGATGCCTGAAGCAAGAGAGAGTGACCAGCCTCTCCATGAATGCCAAGAGGTTCTAGTCGAAGAAGTGGGTATTCGCGCAGACCTAACTGACCAGCCTATGGAAGGAACCCCCTCGTGGTTCACCGATGGGAGCAGCTACCTGTTGGAAGGAAAGCGAAAGGCTGGCGCAGCCGTAGTGGACGGGAAACGGGTCGTGTGGGCTAGCTCGTTGCCAGAGGGGACCTCTGCCCAAAAAGCCGAACTAGTAGCCCTCATACAGGCCCTGAGGTtggctgaaggaaaagtgattaacatatttaccGATAGCAGATACGCCTTCGCAACTGCTCACGTCCATGGGGCAATATACAGACAGAGGGGGCTCTTGACATCGGCGGGGAAGGAAAttaagaacaaagaggaaattttaaatCTCCTAGAAGCCGTACATCTCCCCAAAAAGGTGGCCATCATACATTGCCCAGGGCATCAAAAAGGAGATGACTGGGTTGCAAGAGGGAATCGAATGGCAGACACAACTGCCAAAGAGGCCGCACTAGAGGCCATGATACTCCCAGTAAAACTTGACGACAAACaggcaggggaagaaaaggaagaaacaaacctgtccgctgaggaagggaaagctTACATCGATAAAATGCACCGACTTACGCATTTGGGGACTGAAAAACTTATcacactagcaaaaaaatcacgCTACAAGGTCCCGGACCTACGGAAAACCGTGGAACGCATCGTACAAAATTGCGAGGCATGTGCCTTTACAAATGCAGGACATACTAAAGGAacccaaggaaagagactgagaggagatcgaCCAGGAGCATATTGGGAAGTAGACTTTACGGAAGTAAAGCCTGCCCGGTACggtaacaaatatttgttagtGTTTGTAGATACCTTCTCTGGATGGGTCGAAGCATACCCTACAAGGAACGAAACAGCACTAGTAGTCGCAAAAAAGatcctggaagagatttttccccGGTTCGGTATTCCCAAGGTAATCGGGTCAGACAATGGACCTGCCTTTGTCGCCCAGGTAAGTCAGGGAGTAGCCAGACAATTGGGGATTAACTGGAAGCTCCATTGTGCATACCACCCTCAAAGTTCAGGacaggtagaaaggatgaataggACCTTGAAAGAAACTTTAACTAAATTAGTAGCGGAGACCGGCGGGAGGGATTGGACAGTCTTTCTCTCCCTCGCTCTGTTTAGGGTTCGAAACACCCCAGGACCCACGGGGCTCACCCCTTATGAAATCTTGTATGGGAGTCCCCCTCCTCTGACAGAAATAGTGGGGACTGATGAACCTGTTGTGCCCTCTCTTACTCTTGCAGCACGCCTAAAAGCATTGGAAGTAGTTAGAAAAGAAGTTTGGGAACAGTTGAAGAACCTCTACGACCCGGGCGAGGTGTCGATGCCCCATTCGTTCCAGGTCGGAGACAAAGTTCTGATTAGACGACACCGATCAGAGACGCTCGAACCTCGGTGGAAGGGACCGTATGTGGTATTGTTAACAACTCCCACCGCTGTAAAAGTCGATGGGATTACTGCGTGGGTACATTCAGCGCATGTAAAAAGGGCACCTGGAGATATACAAAAGGATGATTGGGTGGTGGAAAAGACTGATAATCCTCTTAAGCTTCGTGTGTTTCGGAAACCAAACCGAAACACCTAG